GGCTTAAACTTCCAAAACAAGCTGCTAATGCTTTTATAATGGGTTTTGTAAGACGGGATTTCGGCGCTGCAGGTCTTTATTCCTTAAATTTATCGCCAAAACAGACCCTTGTTGCACTTGTGACTATTACACTTTTTGTACCTTGTATTGCTGCAACGATGGTGATATTTAAAGAAAGAGGCAAAAATGAATCTTTGATAATATGGTTTGGCTCAGTTTTTCTCGCGTTCTTGGTTGGAGGAACTCTTGCACAAATAATTAATATAATATAAAAATTGAAATCATAAAGGTGATAATAATGAATATATGTCCACAATGCGGATACAATGTAGATGATAAGACTTTAAGATGTCCCCGCTGTAATAAAATATTATTTGAACTACATGGATGCACCGGAAATTGCTTGAAATGCAAAAAAAAGTGCAATGTAAATAAAAAATCTATTTTCAATTGATAATGAAAAGTTGTTGAATCTTATATTGCATTGTATTATAATAAAGTCAATTTATTTTAATAAAAACTGTTGACAATTGAGAATATTGAGCATAAACTGGTATAAACGGATATATATACAAGGTGGTGAAAAAATGAATGAAATTGATGATATTAAAGAAAGTTTAAAGCGGAAGGGTTTTAAACTTACTACACAAAGGCGTGCAATTCTAGATGTTATTATAGAAAATAGAGAGAAACATCTATCATCAGAGGAAATATATGACCTTGTTAAGGAAAAATATCCTGAAATTGGTCTTGCGACCGTTTATAGAACATTGCAATTATTTGATGATCTAGGGGTTATATATAAATTAAATTTTGACGATGGAAGAAGTCGATATGAACTTTATCATAATGAGGATCATCAGCACCACCATTTGATATGTTTAAAATGCGGTAGTGTTATTGAAATGGAAGGAGATTTACTTGAAAATCTAGAAG
This portion of the Thermoanaerobacterium sp. RBIITD genome encodes:
- a CDS encoding Fur family transcriptional regulator yields the protein MNEIDDIKESLKRKGFKLTTQRRAILDVIIENREKHLSSEEIYDLVKEKYPEIGLATVYRTLQLFDDLGVIYKLNFDDGRSRYELYHNEDHQHHHLICLKCGSVIEMEGDLLENLEEAIESTKNFEIVDHNVKFFGYCSKCKAKH